The Streptomyces luteogriseus genome includes a window with the following:
- a CDS encoding MarR family winged helix-turn-helix transcriptional regulator, with amino-acid sequence MPDLSHGDDVAAVNSLRSAVMRLSRRLKHQRVDESLSPTEMSVLGTLSLCGRATPGELARKEHVQPPSMTRIVALLEAKGLVRLEPHPEDRRQKVVTRTEQAEAMLEESRAKRNAFLATLVENLDEDEWAKLRAAAPVLEKLAHL; translated from the coding sequence ATGCCGGACCTCAGCCATGGCGACGACGTAGCCGCCGTGAACTCCCTCCGATCCGCAGTGATGCGGCTGTCCCGTCGGCTCAAGCACCAGCGGGTCGACGAATCGCTCAGCCCCACCGAGATGTCGGTGCTGGGCACCCTGTCGCTGTGCGGCAGGGCCACGCCGGGCGAGCTCGCCCGCAAGGAGCACGTCCAGCCGCCGTCGATGACCCGCATCGTGGCGCTGCTGGAGGCCAAGGGGCTGGTCCGGCTGGAGCCGCACCCCGAGGACCGGCGTCAGAAGGTCGTCACACGCACCGAGCAGGCCGAGGCCATGCTCGAGGAGAGCCGCGCCAAGCGGAACGCGTTCCTGGCCACGCTGGTGGAGAACCTCGACGAGGACGAGTGGGCGAAACTGCGCGCCGCCGCCCCCGTGCTGGAGAAGCTCGCGCATCTGTAA
- a CDS encoding NCS2 family permease, with product MSSSAPAKVPAPQQPGAGPTYGALDRFFRISERGSTLPREVRGGLATFFAMAYIIVLNPIILGSAKDMYGHQLDNGQLVTATALTAALTTLLMGVIGNVPIALAAGLGVNSVVALQLAPRMSWPDAMGMVVLAGFVVMLLVATGLRERVMNAVPYGLRKAISIGIGLFIMLIGLVDAGFVSRIPDAAQTTVPLQLGGDGHLDGWPVLVFVLGVLLTLALIVRKVSGAILISIVAMTALAVVINAVAKVPSWGLTTPKWPGNPVASPDFGLIGQVSLFGGFGKVGMLTGVLFVFTVLLSCFFDAMGTIMGVSDEAKLTDGEGQMPGINRVLFVDGLAVAAGGASSSSATTAFVESTAGVGEGARTGLANVVTGGLFAVALFLTPVATMVPSQAATPALVAVGFLIMAGSVKEIDWADYTIAVPAFVTMLMMPFTYSITNGIGMGFITFVVLRLAAGRGREVPGAMYVVSAVFAFYYLMPALGLT from the coding sequence ATGTCCTCCTCGGCTCCTGCCAAGGTCCCCGCCCCTCAGCAGCCGGGAGCCGGGCCCACGTACGGCGCACTCGACCGCTTCTTCCGGATCTCCGAGCGGGGCAGCACCCTGCCCCGTGAGGTCCGCGGCGGTCTCGCCACCTTCTTCGCGATGGCCTACATCATCGTGCTGAACCCGATCATCCTCGGCAGCGCCAAGGACATGTACGGTCACCAGCTCGACAACGGGCAGCTGGTCACCGCGACGGCCCTCACCGCCGCGCTCACCACCCTCCTCATGGGCGTCATCGGCAACGTCCCGATCGCACTGGCCGCCGGCCTCGGCGTGAACTCCGTCGTCGCCCTCCAGCTCGCCCCGCGCATGTCCTGGCCGGACGCGATGGGCATGGTGGTCCTCGCCGGGTTCGTGGTCATGCTGCTGGTCGCCACCGGACTGCGCGAGCGCGTCATGAACGCCGTGCCCTACGGCCTGCGCAAGGCCATCTCCATCGGTATCGGCCTGTTCATCATGCTGATCGGGCTCGTCGACGCGGGCTTCGTCTCCCGGATCCCGGACGCCGCCCAGACCACCGTCCCGCTCCAGCTGGGCGGCGACGGTCACCTCGACGGCTGGCCGGTCCTCGTCTTCGTCCTGGGCGTCCTGCTGACCCTCGCGCTCATCGTGCGCAAGGTCTCCGGCGCGATCCTGATCTCCATCGTCGCCATGACGGCCCTCGCGGTGGTCATCAACGCGGTGGCCAAGGTGCCGAGCTGGGGCCTGACCACGCCCAAGTGGCCCGGCAACCCGGTCGCGAGCCCCGACTTCGGGCTGATCGGGCAGGTCAGCCTGTTCGGCGGCTTCGGCAAGGTCGGCATGCTGACCGGCGTGCTCTTCGTCTTCACCGTGCTGCTGTCGTGCTTCTTCGACGCGATGGGCACGATCATGGGCGTCTCCGACGAGGCGAAGCTGACCGATGGCGAGGGGCAGATGCCCGGGATCAACCGGGTGCTGTTCGTCGACGGCCTCGCGGTCGCCGCCGGTGGCGCCAGCTCCTCCTCCGCGACGACCGCCTTCGTCGAGTCCACGGCGGGTGTCGGCGAGGGTGCCCGGACCGGTCTGGCGAACGTCGTCACCGGTGGCCTCTTCGCCGTCGCCCTGTTCCTGACGCCGGTCGCCACGATGGTCCCGTCCCAGGCGGCCACCCCCGCGCTGGTCGCCGTCGGCTTCCTGATCATGGCCGGTTCGGTCAAGGAGATCGACTGGGCGGACTACACGATCGCCGTCCCTGCCTTCGTGACGATGCTGATGATGCCGTTCACCTACTCGATCACCAACGGCATCGGCATGGGCTTCATCACCTTCGTGGTGCTGCGGCTGGCGGCCGGGCGGGGCCGCGAGGTGCCGGGGGCGATGTACGTGGTGTCGGCGGTGTTCGCGTTCTACTACCTGATGCCGGCGCTGGGTCTGACCTGA
- a CDS encoding DUF2530 domain-containing protein — translation MAKWTPRHEAPEPLEGPVVATITGGTILWFVLFLVQLPFYGWFDDRGLTWWVWTCLAGGGLGLIGIWYVRKRDAAIKRAAAADGLTATPSTD, via the coding sequence ATGGCGAAGTGGACCCCCAGGCACGAGGCGCCGGAGCCCCTTGAGGGCCCCGTGGTCGCCACCATCACCGGCGGCACCATCCTGTGGTTCGTCCTCTTCCTGGTGCAGCTCCCCTTCTACGGCTGGTTCGACGACCGCGGCCTCACCTGGTGGGTGTGGACGTGCCTGGCCGGCGGCGGGCTGGGACTGATCGGCATCTGGTACGTCCGCAAGCGCGACGCCGCGATCAAGCGCGCGGCGGCCGCCGACGGGCTGACCGCGACGCCCTCAACCGACTGA
- a CDS encoding ribbon-helix-helix protein, CopG family — MAMGTSVLSLRIDQDLLERLRHHAAKRGMSVQDHVVRTLIRDDFDQRFQAAVEETERFYGPPDSGDEDPDQVRPSAGIR; from the coding sequence ATGGCCATGGGGACCAGTGTGCTCAGCCTGCGAATAGACCAGGACCTGCTCGAACGGCTCAGGCACCATGCCGCGAAAAGGGGAATGAGCGTCCAGGACCATGTCGTCCGGACGCTCATCCGAGATGACTTCGATCAGCGCTTCCAGGCCGCCGTCGAGGAGACGGAGAGGTTCTACGGGCCACCCGACTCCGGCGACGAGGATCCGGATCAGGTCAGACCCAGCGCCGGCATCAGGTAG
- a CDS encoding MFS transporter codes for MSSGPGAASAPAPDPHDSPPASDPLTRKSSMFSSLKVRNYRLFFMGQVVSNIGTWMQRIAQDWLVLSLTGSSAAVGITTALQFLPMLLFGLYGGVLVDRLRKRPTLLVTQSAMALTAIALAVLTLTGHVQVWHVYVAAFAVGLATVVDNPARQSFVSELVGPGQLQNAVSLNSANFQSARLVGPAVAGILITGVGTGYAFLFNGLSFIAPLTGLLLMRARELHVVERAPRGKGQLREGVRYVTGRPELIWPIVLVGFVGTFAFNFPVYLSAFADDVFHAGAGAYSMFNTLMAVGSVAGALLAARRGTARLRLLIVAAMAFGALEIVAATTPTLWMFALLMVPLGLFGMTVNVTTNTSIQMSTDPAMRGRVMALYMMIFLGGSPVGAPIVGWITDTYGARVGLAAGGAVAALAAAVIGLILARLGNLRLSVGWHGGHPRVRFVPREQQEALAPAA; via the coding sequence TTGAGTTCGGGACCCGGAGCAGCTTCCGCCCCCGCACCTGATCCCCACGATTCCCCGCCCGCCTCCGATCCGCTGACGCGCAAGTCCTCGATGTTCTCCTCCCTGAAGGTCAGGAACTACCGCCTGTTCTTCATGGGGCAGGTCGTCTCCAACATCGGCACCTGGATGCAACGCATCGCCCAGGACTGGCTGGTGCTCAGCCTCACCGGCTCCTCCGCGGCCGTCGGCATCACCACCGCCCTCCAGTTCCTGCCGATGCTGCTCTTCGGCCTCTACGGCGGTGTCCTCGTCGACCGGCTGCGCAAGCGGCCCACGCTGCTCGTGACGCAGTCGGCGATGGCGCTCACGGCGATCGCCCTGGCCGTCCTCACCCTCACCGGGCACGTCCAGGTGTGGCACGTGTACGTCGCAGCGTTCGCGGTCGGACTCGCCACCGTGGTGGACAACCCGGCCCGGCAGTCCTTCGTCTCCGAGCTGGTCGGCCCGGGGCAGTTGCAGAACGCCGTCAGCCTGAACTCGGCGAACTTCCAGTCCGCCCGCCTGGTCGGCCCCGCCGTCGCGGGCATACTCATCACCGGCGTCGGCACCGGCTACGCGTTCCTCTTCAACGGCCTGTCCTTCATCGCGCCGCTCACCGGACTGCTGCTGATGCGCGCCCGCGAGCTGCACGTCGTGGAGCGCGCCCCGCGCGGCAAGGGACAACTGCGGGAGGGCGTGCGGTACGTCACCGGCCGCCCCGAACTGATCTGGCCGATCGTCCTGGTCGGCTTCGTCGGCACCTTCGCCTTCAACTTCCCCGTGTACCTCTCGGCGTTCGCGGACGACGTGTTCCACGCGGGGGCGGGCGCGTACAGCATGTTCAACACGCTGATGGCGGTCGGCTCGGTCGCGGGCGCGCTGCTCGCGGCACGGCGGGGCACGGCCCGGCTGCGGCTGCTGATCGTGGCGGCCATGGCCTTCGGCGCGCTGGAGATCGTGGCGGCGACGACCCCCACACTGTGGATGTTCGCCCTGCTCATGGTCCCGCTGGGGCTGTTCGGCATGACGGTCAACGTCACCACGAACACCAGCATCCAGATGTCCACGGACCCCGCCATGCGCGGCCGGGTCATGGCCCTCTACATGATGATCTTCCTCGGCGGCTCCCCGGTCGGTGCCCCGATCGTCGGCTGGATCACCGATACCTACGGCGCCAGGGTCGGCCTCGCGGCCGGCGGTGCGGTGGCGGCACTCGCCGCGGCCGTCATCGGCCTGATCCTGGCCCGGCTCGGTAACCTGCGGCTGTCGGTGGGCTGGCACGGCGGGCATCCCCGGGTGCGTTTCGTGCCCCGGGAGCAGCAGGAGGCGCTGGCCCCGGCGGCGTAG
- a CDS encoding GNAT family N-acetyltransferase: MQITIRDGGPDDIPAILGMLDSCVEWLVSQGRTGQWGTKPLSQSPKTVESVGRYMAEGSVFMADVDGVPAGTLTLTGSAGAYLSHLPQPGEPERYIHWLASDRRFKGHGVGSALLTHAAEETRRAGISLLRVDCYAGDDGKLVRYYEANGFTRTEAFTVGENDWPGQLLARRV, translated from the coding sequence ATGCAGATCACCATCCGGGACGGCGGGCCCGACGACATTCCCGCGATACTCGGCATGCTCGACAGCTGCGTGGAGTGGCTGGTCTCCCAGGGGCGCACGGGGCAGTGGGGGACGAAGCCGCTGTCGCAGAGCCCGAAGACGGTGGAGTCGGTCGGCCGGTACATGGCGGAGGGCAGCGTGTTCATGGCCGACGTCGACGGCGTCCCGGCCGGCACCCTCACCCTCACCGGATCGGCGGGCGCCTACCTGTCCCACCTCCCGCAGCCCGGCGAACCCGAGCGCTACATCCACTGGCTGGCCTCCGACCGCCGATTCAAGGGGCACGGCGTGGGCAGTGCCCTGCTGACCCACGCCGCCGAGGAGACCCGCCGCGCCGGGATCTCCCTCCTGCGCGTGGACTGCTATGCCGGCGACGACGGCAAGCTCGTCCGCTACTACGAGGCCAACGGCTTCACCCGCACCGAGGCCTTCACGGTCGGCGAGAACGACTGGCCGGGGCAGTTGCTGGCCCGGAGGGTGTAG
- a CDS encoding Uma2 family endonuclease — protein MTVLADRIEMADSSGELTLDTMFEWVETMPVPEGYKVEIVGGNIFMAPQRATHWDIILDIVEQLRAKYPRKRVRSDVRVDYPGHLNGFASDVTVMAEGATENAKGLCRYQDVEFVAEVISRKTGANDYGPKKDAYAAAGVPVYLIVDPYTGRWHLHTKPKDGEYRGELSLDFGDEIDLTGTVVGLVLETGEFPRD, from the coding sequence ATGACCGTCCTTGCAGACAGGATCGAGATGGCCGACAGCAGCGGTGAACTCACCCTCGACACGATGTTCGAGTGGGTGGAGACGATGCCGGTCCCCGAGGGCTACAAGGTCGAGATCGTCGGGGGGAACATCTTTATGGCGCCTCAGCGGGCCACTCACTGGGACATCATCCTGGACATCGTCGAGCAGCTGCGCGCCAAGTATCCGCGCAAGCGCGTGAGGTCCGACGTCCGCGTCGACTACCCGGGCCACCTCAACGGCTTCGCCTCCGACGTGACGGTGATGGCGGAGGGCGCGACGGAGAACGCCAAGGGGCTGTGTCGGTACCAGGACGTCGAGTTCGTAGCCGAGGTGATCTCCAGGAAGACCGGCGCCAACGACTACGGCCCCAAGAAGGACGCGTATGCCGCCGCCGGTGTGCCGGTGTACCTGATCGTGGATCCGTACACCGGCCGCTGGCATCTGCACACCAAGCCCAAGGACGGCGAGTACCGGGGCGAACTGAGCCTGGACTTCGGGGACGAGATCGACCTGACGGGGACCGTGGTCGGGCTCGTCCTCGAGACCGGCGAGTTCCCCCGGGACTGA
- the thpR gene encoding RNA 2',3'-cyclic phosphodiesterase, translating into MRLFAALLPPDDVCRELGSVVDELRRQPGADGMRWTGRPGWHFTLAFYGEVDDGLVPALSERLERAARRTEPFPLAVRGGGQFGHGKALWAGAGAEGDLATLRLLAERAEAAGRKAGVPMGEHRRYKAHLTVARSRAAGDVRAFLDTLAGFTGRTWTVRELCLVRSHLPASGVAGEQPRYEAVGRWALGGAG; encoded by the coding sequence ATGAGACTCTTCGCGGCCCTGCTGCCCCCGGACGACGTGTGCCGTGAACTCGGTTCCGTGGTAGACGAGTTGCGCCGGCAGCCCGGCGCCGACGGCATGCGCTGGACCGGTCGGCCCGGCTGGCATTTCACGCTCGCCTTCTACGGCGAGGTCGACGACGGGCTCGTCCCCGCGCTGTCGGAGCGGCTGGAGCGGGCGGCGCGCCGCACCGAGCCGTTCCCGCTGGCCGTACGGGGTGGCGGGCAGTTCGGGCACGGGAAGGCGCTGTGGGCCGGGGCCGGGGCCGAGGGGGACCTGGCGACCCTCCGGCTGCTGGCCGAGCGGGCCGAGGCGGCGGGGCGCAAGGCGGGGGTGCCGATGGGGGAGCACCGGCGGTACAAGGCCCACCTGACCGTGGCGCGGAGCCGGGCGGCGGGGGACGTGCGGGCCTTCCTGGACACCCTCGCGGGCTTCACGGGCCGGACCTGGACCGTGCGGGAGCTCTGCCTGGTCCGGAGCCATCTGCCGGCGTCCGGGGTCGCGGGGGAGCAGCCGCGGTACGAGGCGGTCGGACGCTGGGCACTCGGGGGTGCCGGTTAG